The following coding sequences lie in one Vicugna pacos chromosome 5, VicPac4, whole genome shotgun sequence genomic window:
- the RBM43 gene encoding RNA-binding protein 43, with product MASVLKVRESKASERTIVVTGLPVGFVNDQLLTTLLKIHFQDIENKGGVVEDVMYPTRTKGVAYVTFKEKAVAENVVRKKHCLAEKVGPAQLTVSHFGEKVFSSVHAVLDLSVFRSQVRLENLVMDLKREISTLGFSPLGPNGRISVQGSFLAIKKLKELLLLKVSSLLEKNRSAQSPRGSMQRSSHSLKSLGSSIPETLRSGESLVLDTDVFLYLKNKSGFYESTLKKFHVQCQERVDGDITTVCIKNVQDRSQPNKAKQVKELIEKYSHALSFELRKETFILEGKEHREKRNIKLACEQVSSRCLQVLVNFYETHIDVIGSSSDIYLFKKEVMKLTRQKVR from the exons ATG GCATCAGTTTTGAAGGTTAGGGAATCCAAAGCTTCTGAAAGAACAATTGTAGTTACTGGTCTTCCAGTTGGTTTTGTTAATGATCAGTTACTGACCACATTACTGAAGATTCACTTCCAAGATATTGAGAATAAGGGTGGAGTTGTTGAAGATGTGATGTATCCAACAAGAACCAAGGGTGTTGCATATGTAACATTCAAAGAAAAAGCAG TTGCAGAGAACGTGGTCAGAAAAAAACACTGTCTAGCAGAGAAGGTTGGACCTGCTCAACTCACAGTCTCTCATTTTGGTGAAAAG GTCTTCAGCTCTGTACATGCTGTCCTTGATCTTTCTGTTTTTCGGAGTCAAGTCCGTCTAGAAAACCTGGTAATGGACCTTAAAAGGGAAATCTCAACCTTAGGCTTCAGTCCTTTGGGACCCAATGGAAGAATCTCTGTTCAAGGATCATTTCTGGCTATCAAGAAGCTCAAAGAACTTTTGCTATTAAAAGTAAGTTCTCTTTTAGAAAAAAACAGGAGTGCACAGAGCCCAAGAGGGAGTATGCAGAGAAGCAGTCACTCTTTAAAGTCACTCGGGTCATCAATACCTGAGACTCTGAGGAGTGGAGAAAGTCTTGTTCTCGACACAGATGTTTTCCTTTACCTGAAAAACAAGAGTGGATTTTATGAAAGCACATTGAAAAAATTTCATGTTCAATGTCAAGAGAGAGTGGATGGTGACATTACCACAGTTTGTATAAAGAATGTTCAAGATAGGTCTCAGCCAAACAAGGCAAAACAGGTAAAAGAACTCATTGAGAAGTATTCACATGCTCTTTCCTTTGAGCTTagaaaggagacatttattttggaaggaaaggaacatagagagaaaagaaatattaagCTGGCATGTGAACAAGTAAGTTCGAGGTGCCTTCAGGTTCTGGTTAATTTTTATGAGACACACATTGATGTTATAGGATCTTCTTCTGACATATACTTGTTTAAAAAAGAGGTCATGAAGTTAACAAGGCAAAAAGTTAGGTAA
- the NMI gene encoding N-myc-interactor — translation MAANEDNKKQTLKECCLDEEFMQDEQNQKLIDEIAKENILLTKEIQKLEAELQEATRNSQINEDIPETKIKFTSVENPESDSQFSNISYSCQVSSKVPYELQKGQALITFEKEEVAQNVIRRGGHYVQLQDVNVKMMAKPVTLNSGVRFQVHVEVSKMKVNVTEIPDILPESQMRDKLELSFCKSRNGGGEVESVEYDKQSGSAVITFVESGVADKILKMKDYPLYINQNCHRVIVSPYTETHLKKFQVFSGVAKRTVLLTGMEDLQKTDEETVGDFINIHFQREKNGGGEVEVVTCSLGQSHIAYFEE, via the exons ATGgcagccaatgaagataacaaaaaacaaactcttAAGGAGTGTTGTCTAGATGAAGAATTTATGCAAGATGAACAAAACCAG aaattaattgATGAAATTGCCAAGGAAAATATTCTATTAACGAAGGAGATCCAAAAACTTGAAGCTGAATTACAAGAGGCCACCAGAAATTCCCAG ATTAACGAGGATATTCCTGAAACAAAGATAAAGTTCACGTCTGTAGAGAATCCTGAGAGTGACAGCCAGTTTTCAAATATCTCCTATTCATGTCAAGTGAGCTCAAAAGTCCCTTATGAGCTACAAAAAGGGCAAGCCCTTATCacctttgaaaaagaagaag ttgccCAAAATGTGATCAGAAGGGGGGGACATTATGTGCAGCTACAGGATGTAAACGTGAAGATGATGGCCAAACCGGTCACATTAAACTCAGGAGTCAGATTCCAG GTTCATGTAGAAGTGTCTAAAATGAAGGTCAACGTTACTGAAATTCCTGATATATTGCCTGAAAGTCAGATGAGAGACAAGCTAGAACTGAGTTTTTGTAAGTCCCGCAACGGAGGCGGCGAAGTGGAGAGCGTGGAGTACGATAAGCAGTCCGGGAGTGCCGTCATCACATTTGTGGAGAGTGGAG TTGCTGAcaagattttgaaaatgaaagactATCCTCTTTATATAAATCAAAACTGCCATAGAGTTATTGTTTCTCCATACACAGAAACACACTTGAAAAAGTTTCAG gTATTTTCAGGAGTAGCTAAGAGGACGGTGCTGCTGACAGGAATGGAAGACCTTCAgaagacagatgaagaaactgtagGGGATTTCATTAACATTCACTTTCAGCGGGAGAAGAATGGAGGTGGAGAAGTAGAGGTGGTCACATGTTCTCTGGGGCAATCTCACATAGCATACTTTGAAGAATAG